A genomic region of Christiangramia sp. OXR-203 contains the following coding sequences:
- a CDS encoding glycosyltransferase family 4 protein yields the protein MKKALIVTYYWPPAGGPGVQRWLKFVTYLRDFSIEPVVYIPENPNYPLLDKSLVAEIPTGIRVLKQPIFEPYKFAEIFSRGDSKTISSGIIAKEQEQSAIQKLMLFVRGNFFIPDARKFWVKPSVNYLKSVLEKEMFDVLITTGPPHSLHLIGLELQKNLNIKWIADFRDPWTEIGYHKKLKLTRSSRQKHKSLESEVLNKADHIITTSYTTKAEFESKTTRPIRVITNGFDKLQEESITSEDFEISHIGSLLSGRSPDILWKAIAEIVEDDPAFRNKLKIRLAGKISSEVKESIEELGLQKYLQIEGYVSHKEALELQNRASILLLLEIDSLETRGIIPGKIFEYFAAKRPILAIGPENWEAGKMVLDTQSGTYLLFGDKEKVKSWIKDQFYQKELQGIKRINSDISQYHRKELTGELADLINKI from the coding sequence ATGAAGAAGGCTCTTATTGTTACCTATTATTGGCCACCTGCCGGAGGACCGGGAGTTCAACGCTGGTTGAAATTCGTAACTTACTTAAGAGATTTTAGTATTGAACCTGTAGTATATATTCCAGAAAATCCAAATTATCCTCTTTTAGATAAAAGTTTGGTTGCAGAAATTCCAACGGGAATTAGAGTTTTAAAGCAACCAATATTTGAACCATACAAATTTGCAGAGATTTTTTCCAGAGGTGATTCTAAAACTATAAGTTCTGGAATTATAGCCAAAGAGCAGGAGCAAAGTGCCATTCAGAAGTTAATGTTATTTGTTCGGGGAAACTTTTTTATCCCAGACGCCAGAAAATTCTGGGTCAAACCTTCGGTGAATTATTTAAAGTCTGTGTTGGAGAAAGAAATGTTTGATGTTCTTATTACAACCGGACCTCCGCATAGTCTGCATTTGATTGGTCTTGAGCTTCAGAAAAATTTAAACATAAAGTGGATAGCAGATTTTAGAGATCCCTGGACAGAGATTGGTTATCACAAGAAACTTAAACTCACTAGGTCTAGTAGACAAAAGCATAAAAGCCTTGAGTCTGAGGTGCTCAATAAAGCTGATCATATCATCACTACAAGCTATACTACCAAAGCTGAATTTGAATCTAAAACTACTAGACCTATTCGCGTAATTACGAATGGTTTCGATAAACTTCAGGAGGAGTCAATCACTTCAGAGGATTTTGAGATTTCACATATTGGTTCTTTGCTATCAGGTAGAAGTCCTGATATTTTATGGAAGGCTATCGCAGAGATCGTAGAGGATGATCCAGCCTTCAGGAATAAATTAAAAATTCGTTTAGCAGGAAAAATAAGTTCCGAAGTAAAGGAAAGTATCGAAGAGCTGGGACTTCAGAAGTATCTTCAAATTGAAGGTTATGTTAGTCATAAAGAAGCTCTGGAATTACAAAATAGAGCTTCAATTCTACTACTTCTGGAAATTGACAGTTTAGAAACCAGGGGAATTATACCAGGGAAAATCTTCGAATATTTTGCTGCGAAAAGACCAATTCTGGCTATAGGTCCCGAAAACTGGGAGGCAGGTAAAATGGTTCTGGATACACAAAGCGGCACTTACTTGTTATTTGGTGATAAGGAAAAAGTCAAATCCTGGATTAAGGATCAGTTTTATCAAAAAGAATTACAGGGAATTAAGCGAATAAATAGTGATATTTCACAATATCATCGCAAAGAGCTTACAGGTGAACTGGCAGATTTAATTAATAAGATCTAA
- a CDS encoding polysaccharide biosynthesis C-terminal domain-containing protein, which translates to MGIIINQSIKNMVTTYLGFAIGAVNTLFLFTYFLTKEYYGLVSFLLSAANLIWPFLVFGVHSTLIKFFTSYKTRKEQDRLLTLMLILPALAALLLGLVGLIFYSELLEYFKGENELVQPYIWLIFLIAFATAYFEVFFAWSKIYYKSSFGNFMKEVFHRFCISVLLLMVYKNWISVSAFIYAISGVFVFRMIVMALYAFSLHPPRISLHAPENLSRLLKYSALILIAASVATVLLDLDKVMIEFYMPIENVAIYGIAVYIATVISVPQKAMHQITHPLTAEMLNTKDKSGLKNLYQKSSLNLLIISALIFIWIITNVEALYELIPQQYQISVVVVILISIVKLYDNLLGNNNSILFNSDYYRIVLGIGVILVLLAFILNYFLIPKFGLDGAAIASFLAFFIYNTSKIFLVYIKFRIQPFSKSTWLMLLLTLVLTAGFYYIDISTLPILNICLKVLISGIIYGLIIYFSKVSSEINKMIDKILKLS; encoded by the coding sequence ATGGGAATAATTATTAATCAGTCCATCAAAAATATGGTGACTACCTACCTGGGTTTTGCCATTGGAGCTGTTAATACCTTGTTTCTATTCACCTATTTTCTTACTAAAGAATATTATGGATTGGTAAGTTTTCTCCTTTCTGCAGCAAATCTTATCTGGCCGTTTTTGGTTTTTGGGGTGCACAGCACGCTAATCAAATTCTTTACGTCTTACAAAACTCGAAAAGAACAGGATCGCTTACTTACACTAATGTTGATTCTACCAGCACTGGCGGCTTTACTACTGGGATTAGTCGGTTTAATATTTTATTCAGAATTACTGGAATATTTTAAGGGTGAAAATGAGCTCGTCCAGCCCTATATCTGGTTGATTTTCCTGATCGCTTTTGCAACCGCTTATTTTGAAGTATTTTTTGCCTGGTCTAAGATCTACTATAAAAGTAGCTTTGGTAATTTTATGAAAGAGGTCTTCCATAGGTTTTGCATTAGTGTTCTCCTGCTTATGGTTTATAAGAACTGGATCAGCGTTTCTGCTTTTATCTATGCTATATCCGGTGTTTTCGTATTTAGGATGATTGTAATGGCGTTATATGCTTTTTCCTTACATCCACCAAGAATTAGCCTACATGCTCCTGAAAACCTATCCAGATTACTCAAGTATTCCGCTTTAATACTTATTGCAGCCTCTGTTGCTACCGTGTTGCTGGATCTTGATAAAGTGATGATAGAATTCTATATGCCTATCGAGAATGTTGCTATCTACGGAATTGCAGTCTATATCGCAACTGTGATTTCTGTACCCCAAAAGGCAATGCATCAGATCACACATCCATTGACCGCCGAAATGCTGAACACTAAAGATAAGTCAGGATTGAAAAACCTATACCAGAAAAGTTCTCTCAACCTTCTAATAATTAGCGCGTTGATCTTCATCTGGATAATTACGAATGTAGAAGCCTTATATGAACTTATTCCGCAGCAATATCAAATTTCAGTAGTTGTAGTAATTCTGATTTCAATCGTTAAACTTTACGATAATCTGCTGGGGAATAACAATAGTATTTTATTCAATTCAGATTATTATAGAATTGTTCTTGGTATTGGTGTCATCCTCGTACTGCTAGCGTTTATCCTGAACTATTTCCTTATACCAAAATTCGGACTCGATGGTGCTGCTATTGCAAGTTTTCTTGCCTTCTTTATTTACAATACTTCGAAAATATTCCTGGTTTATATCAAGTTCAGGATTCAGCCTTTTTCGAAGTCTACCTGGTTGATGTTATTGTTAACTCTTGTCTTAACGGCTGGCTTTTATTATATCGATATCTCGACGCTACCAATTCTGAATATATGTTTGAAGGTTTTAATTTCCGGAATTATCTACGGACTAATCATCTATTTCTCCAAGGTTTCTTCGGAAATAAATAAGATGATCGACAAGATCCTGAAATTGTCATAA
- the uvrA gene encoding excinuclease ABC subunit UvrA: MTVDIANVDPKKNIIIKGAKLHNLKNINAIIPRNKLVVITGLSGSGKSSLAFDTLYAEGQRRYVESLSSYARQFLGRLNKPKVDYIKGIAPAIAIEQKVNSTNPRSTVGTSTEIYDYLKLLFARIGRTYSPVSGNEVKKDTVTDVINYVKAFPERQKLLLLSPIHLEEGRTLENKIKVLAQQGYSRIKLGDSVVRIDETDLSKAKVEDTFLVVDRIITKDEEDFFNRLADAIEAAFFEGKGELFIENLSDNSSRHFSNKFELDGINFLEPNVHLFSFNNPYGACPKCEGYGDVIGIDEELVIPNTGLSIYENAIFPWRGDSMSWYKDQLIKNSHKFDFPIHKPYFELSDEQKELVWNGNQYFEGLNQFFEFLESKANKIQNRVMLSRYRGKTRCSVCKGKRLRKEAQYVKINGLNITDLVEKPLDKVRAFFDDITLDEYEEKIAKRLLQEIRNRLQFLSNVGLDYLTLNRKSNTLSGGESQRINLATSLGSSLVGSMYILDEPSIGLHPKDTEKLIGVLKHLRDLGNTVIVVEHDEEIMNAADEIIDIGPEAGTNGGHVVATGNLKQILKSNSLTAEYLNGKKNIEVPEKRRTSKNFIKILGARENNLKNIDVEIPLGVFTAITGVSGSGKSTLVKKIFYPAIQKELGGYGEKAGQFSGIEGNFKNLGSVEFVDQNPIGRSSRSNPVTYIKAYDDIRNLFSSQRLAKLRGFQPKHFSFNVDGGRCETCKGEGEVTIEMQFMADVHLECETCNGKRFKKDVLEVSFHDKNIDDVLNMTIDDATAFFEDHDQDKIVKKLKPLKDVGLGYVQLGQSSSTLSGGEAQRIKLASFLVKGTTKTKALFIFDEPTTGLHFHDIKKLLKSFNALISKGHSVVVIEHNMDLVKCADHVIDLGVEGGENGGYLITTGTPEEVAKNKRSVTAPYLSEKLN, encoded by the coding sequence ATGACCGTAGATATAGCCAATGTTGACCCTAAGAAAAATATCATTATTAAAGGTGCAAAGCTGCACAACCTTAAGAACATAAATGCCATAATTCCCAGAAACAAACTCGTGGTTATCACAGGACTATCGGGTTCAGGAAAGTCCAGTCTTGCATTTGATACTCTTTATGCAGAAGGTCAACGGCGCTATGTTGAAAGTCTTAGTTCCTATGCGCGGCAGTTTCTTGGCAGGTTGAATAAGCCAAAAGTAGATTATATTAAAGGTATAGCCCCGGCAATTGCCATTGAACAAAAAGTCAATTCTACTAACCCAAGGTCTACCGTTGGTACTTCTACGGAAATCTATGACTATCTAAAATTATTATTTGCCAGAATTGGTAGAACCTATTCTCCCGTTTCTGGTAACGAGGTTAAAAAGGATACTGTTACAGATGTTATCAATTATGTAAAAGCCTTTCCTGAACGCCAAAAATTGCTTCTTCTCTCCCCTATTCATCTGGAAGAAGGTCGTACACTGGAGAACAAAATAAAAGTACTGGCTCAGCAGGGTTATAGCAGGATAAAGCTAGGTGATTCAGTAGTGCGTATCGATGAAACTGATCTATCAAAAGCAAAAGTTGAAGATACTTTTCTAGTAGTAGACCGAATTATTACAAAGGATGAAGAAGACTTTTTCAACCGACTGGCAGATGCAATTGAAGCAGCTTTTTTCGAAGGTAAAGGCGAATTATTCATTGAAAACTTATCAGATAACAGCTCGAGACACTTCAGTAACAAATTCGAACTGGATGGAATCAATTTTCTGGAACCAAACGTTCATTTATTCAGCTTCAATAATCCATATGGTGCTTGTCCCAAGTGTGAAGGTTATGGCGATGTTATAGGAATTGATGAGGAACTTGTGATTCCTAACACAGGTTTATCCATTTACGAAAATGCGATTTTTCCATGGCGAGGCGATAGTATGAGCTGGTATAAGGATCAATTGATTAAGAATTCGCATAAATTTGATTTCCCTATACACAAACCGTATTTTGAATTGAGTGATGAACAGAAGGAGCTCGTTTGGAATGGAAATCAGTATTTCGAAGGATTAAACCAGTTTTTTGAGTTTCTGGAGAGTAAGGCAAACAAGATTCAGAATCGGGTGATGCTTTCAAGGTATCGCGGTAAAACCAGGTGCTCAGTTTGTAAAGGAAAACGACTTAGAAAGGAAGCACAATATGTAAAAATAAACGGACTCAATATCACCGATCTGGTAGAAAAACCTCTAGATAAAGTTCGAGCATTCTTTGATGATATAACTCTGGATGAATACGAAGAGAAAATTGCGAAGAGATTGCTGCAGGAGATAAGAAACCGACTTCAATTCCTTTCCAATGTAGGTCTGGATTATTTAACTTTAAATCGTAAATCCAATACACTTTCTGGCGGGGAATCTCAGAGGATCAATCTTGCCACCTCTCTTGGGAGCAGCCTTGTTGGTTCCATGTACATCCTGGATGAACCTTCTATTGGATTACACCCTAAGGATACAGAGAAATTAATTGGTGTTTTAAAGCATTTACGAGATCTTGGCAATACGGTCATTGTAGTGGAACATGACGAGGAGATTATGAATGCTGCAGATGAGATCATAGATATTGGACCGGAAGCCGGAACCAATGGTGGTCACGTGGTTGCTACGGGTAATCTTAAACAAATTCTCAAATCTAATTCTCTTACTGCGGAATATCTTAATGGTAAGAAAAATATTGAAGTCCCCGAAAAGAGAAGAACTTCTAAGAATTTCATCAAAATACTGGGAGCACGAGAGAACAACCTGAAGAATATAGATGTCGAAATTCCATTAGGAGTTTTTACTGCGATCACCGGAGTATCGGGAAGTGGAAAAAGTACATTGGTCAAAAAGATCTTTTACCCAGCCATTCAAAAAGAATTAGGAGGCTATGGAGAGAAAGCAGGACAATTTTCAGGAATAGAGGGCAATTTTAAAAACCTTGGCAGTGTTGAGTTTGTAGATCAAAATCCAATTGGTAGATCATCAAGATCGAACCCGGTAACTTATATAAAGGCTTACGATGATATTCGAAATCTTTTCTCTTCCCAGAGACTTGCGAAATTACGTGGTTTTCAGCCGAAGCATTTCTCTTTTAATGTAGACGGTGGTAGATGTGAAACCTGTAAAGGGGAAGGCGAAGTTACTATTGAAATGCAATTTATGGCAGATGTTCATCTCGAGTGTGAAACCTGCAATGGTAAGCGTTTCAAAAAAGATGTGCTTGAAGTAAGCTTTCACGATAAGAATATTGATGATGTTTTAAATATGACTATCGATGATGCAACCGCATTTTTTGAAGATCATGATCAGGATAAGATCGTTAAAAAGCTGAAGCCTTTAAAGGACGTAGGTTTAGGATATGTGCAACTGGGCCAAAGTTCTTCTACTCTATCAGGTGGTGAAGCTCAGCGTATCAAACTGGCCTCGTTCCTGGTTAAAGGAACTACCAAAACCAAAGCTCTCTTCATTTTTGACGAACCAACCACCGGCTTGCATTTTCACGATATAAAGAAATTATTGAAATCTTTCAATGCTCTGATATCTAAAGGGCATTCGGTAGTAGTTATTGAACACAATATGGATCTTGTAAAATGTGCAGATCATGTGATTGACCTGGGAGTGGAAGGTGGTGAAAACGGTGGTTATTTAATTACCACAGGAACTCCGGAGGAAGTTGCTAAAAATAAAAGATCGGTTACCGCACCCTACCTTTCAGAAAAGTTAAATTAA
- a CDS encoding RNA polymerase sigma factor, giving the protein MNNTKVTDASLVRDYLEGNENALGTLISRHQQRIYSFIYSKVYDKDISEDIFQDTFIKVIRTLKRGKYNEEGKFLPWVMRIAHNLVIDHFRRNKRMPKFDNSGDFNIFSVLSDNDLNAETQIIKDQIESDVQELIKELPEDQLEVLTMRIYKDMSFKEISDRTGVSINTALGRMRYALINLRKIIEKRNLILTN; this is encoded by the coding sequence ATGAATAACACTAAGGTCACCGATGCCTCACTTGTACGTGATTATCTGGAAGGAAACGAGAACGCGCTAGGAACACTTATTAGCCGTCACCAACAAAGAATTTACAGTTTTATTTACTCAAAGGTCTACGACAAAGATATTTCTGAAGATATTTTTCAGGATACTTTCATTAAAGTCATTCGTACTCTAAAGCGAGGTAAATACAATGAGGAAGGTAAATTTCTCCCGTGGGTAATGAGAATCGCGCATAATCTTGTTATTGATCATTTCCGAAGAAATAAAAGAATGCCCAAATTCGATAATAGTGGGGATTTCAATATTTTCTCTGTACTAAGCGATAATGATCTAAATGCAGAAACCCAGATCATTAAAGATCAAATCGAATCAGACGTTCAGGAACTTATTAAAGAGCTTCCGGAAGATCAATTGGAGGTTCTTACTATGAGGATCTATAAAGACATGAGTTTTAAAGAGATTTCAGATCGAACAGGAGTTAGTATTAATACCGCTTTAGGTAGAATGCGATACGCTTTGATCAATCTTAGAAAAATCATTGAGAAACGAAATTTAATCTTAACAAACTAA
- a CDS encoding endonuclease III, whose protein sequence is MTKKEKVQFVIDTLDEIYPEIPIPLDHKDPYTLLIAVLLSAQSTDVKVNQITPILFEIADTPEKMVKLSIEEIRDIIRPVGLSPMKSKGIHGLSHILLDKYNGQVPKSIEALEELPAVGHKTASVVVAQAFNIPAFPVDTHIHRLMYRWNLTNGKNVVQTEKDAKRLFPEDLWNRLHLQIIWYGRQYSPARAWNLDKDIITKTIGRKSVIAEYNKKIKK, encoded by the coding sequence ATGACCAAAAAGGAAAAGGTTCAGTTTGTAATTGATACGCTAGATGAAATTTATCCTGAAATTCCAATTCCCTTAGATCATAAAGATCCTTATACCTTATTGATCGCTGTGTTACTTTCTGCTCAAAGCACTGATGTGAAAGTCAATCAAATTACTCCTATACTATTTGAGATCGCAGATACTCCTGAAAAAATGGTGAAATTAAGCATAGAAGAGATTCGGGATATTATCAGGCCGGTTGGGCTTTCTCCTATGAAGTCCAAAGGCATACATGGGCTTTCCCATATTCTTCTGGATAAGTACAATGGTCAGGTACCAAAAAGTATAGAAGCTTTGGAAGAACTCCCTGCAGTGGGTCACAAAACTGCCAGTGTAGTAGTAGCACAGGCCTTTAATATTCCTGCTTTTCCTGTTGACACGCATATTCACAGACTTATGTATCGCTGGAATCTTACGAACGGAAAAAATGTGGTGCAAACAGAAAAGGATGCAAAAAGACTTTTTCCTGAAGATCTATGGAACCGACTTCATTTGCAAATAATCTGGTATGGGAGACAGTATTCTCCGGCACGCGCCTGGAACCTGGATAAGGATATCATTACTAAAACTATTGGCAGAAAAAGTGTAATTGCCGAATATAATAAGAAGATAAAAAAATAA
- the bcp gene encoding thioredoxin-dependent thiol peroxidase has product MTTLKAGDKAPDFKAEDQDGNIITLNDYKGKKLVLFFYPKASTPGCTAEACNLSDNYDAMSAKGYDILGVSADSKKRQQNFRNKYDFKYPLLADEDKEVIEAYGVWGPKKFMGKEYEGIHRTTFIIDEQGMIEEVIQKVKTKAHAEQIME; this is encoded by the coding sequence ATGACAACATTAAAAGCAGGGGATAAGGCTCCCGATTTTAAAGCTGAAGATCAAGACGGAAATATCATCACATTAAATGATTATAAAGGAAAAAAGCTGGTTTTATTTTTCTATCCGAAAGCGAGCACACCTGGTTGTACTGCGGAGGCTTGTAATTTAAGTGATAATTACGATGCAATGAGTGCAAAAGGTTATGACATTCTGGGCGTTAGCGCCGATTCAAAGAAAAGGCAGCAAAACTTCAGAAATAAGTATGATTTTAAATACCCATTACTTGCAGATGAGGATAAGGAAGTAATCGAAGCTTACGGAGTTTGGGGACCCAAGAAATTTATGGGAAAAGAATACGAAGGCATTCACCGAACAACTTTTATCATTGATGAACAAGGAATGATCGAAGAAGTAATTCAGAAGGTGAAAACCAAGGCTCACGCAGAGCAGATCATGGAATAA
- a CDS encoding alanine dehydrogenase has protein sequence MGKQQVSPFTKEQLIPQEETLEIYKKKGELFIGLPKETAYQEKRICLSPDAVAAITAHGHRVMIESGAGKWARFSDKDYSDAGAEITKDTRKVFSCPTILKIEPPSLEELENINPQTTIISALQIKTQCKEYFQKLAEKRITALGFEFIRDDDGSYPIVRALSEIAGTASVLIASEIMSNHADGNGLMFGNISGVPPVEVVIIGAGTVGEFATRSAIGLGASVKVFDSSLTKLRNIQANLTNTFYTSTIQPKNLSKALKRADVVIGAVRGKDRSPVLITENMVQSMKRGAVIIDVSIDMGGCVETSEITSHDEPIFKKHNVIHYCVPNIPSRYARTSSQSISNIFTPYLLHIGEEGGLENTLRFDRGLRNGLYFYHGILTNKSIAEWFNLSYRDINLLIF, from the coding sequence ATGGGCAAACAGCAGGTTTCACCTTTTACTAAAGAACAACTGATTCCGCAGGAAGAAACTCTTGAGATTTACAAGAAAAAAGGTGAATTATTCATAGGACTACCAAAAGAGACCGCTTACCAGGAAAAAAGAATTTGTCTAAGTCCCGATGCTGTTGCAGCCATTACCGCACACGGTCATCGCGTGATGATAGAATCCGGTGCCGGGAAATGGGCCCGCTTTAGCGACAAAGATTATTCAGATGCCGGAGCAGAAATCACGAAAGATACCCGCAAAGTATTCTCCTGCCCTACCATCTTAAAGATCGAACCGCCATCCCTGGAGGAACTTGAAAATATCAATCCGCAAACGACCATAATTTCTGCGCTACAAATTAAAACTCAGTGTAAAGAGTATTTTCAGAAGCTTGCAGAGAAAAGAATTACCGCCCTTGGATTTGAATTTATCCGGGATGATGATGGTTCCTATCCTATTGTGCGCGCCTTGAGTGAAATTGCAGGAACAGCTTCTGTACTTATCGCTTCAGAGATCATGAGTAATCATGCCGATGGAAACGGACTCATGTTTGGTAATATTAGCGGTGTACCACCAGTTGAAGTGGTTATTATCGGAGCAGGTACTGTAGGTGAATTCGCTACCAGGTCGGCTATTGGTTTGGGAGCAAGCGTCAAAGTATTCGATTCTTCCCTTACGAAACTGCGTAATATTCAGGCGAATCTTACCAATACGTTTTACACCAGTACCATTCAGCCTAAAAATTTATCAAAAGCGCTAAAACGTGCAGATGTTGTGATTGGTGCTGTTCGTGGAAAGGATCGAAGTCCCGTGCTCATTACCGAAAACATGGTGCAGAGTATGAAAAGAGGCGCTGTGATCATTGATGTAAGCATAGATATGGGAGGTTGTGTGGAAACCAGCGAGATCACAAGCCATGATGAACCAATTTTCAAAAAGCATAATGTCATTCATTACTGTGTTCCAAACATCCCATCCAGATACGCCAGAACGAGTTCTCAATCTATAAGTAATATTTTTACCCCGTATTTATTACATATTGGGGAAGAAGGTGGTTTGGAAAATACTCTAAGATTTGATCGCGGTTTACGTAATGGTTTGTATTTTTACCACGGAATTTTGACCAACAAATCGATAGCAGAATGGTTCAATCTTTCTTACCGTGATATAAATCTCCTGATTTTCTAG
- the tsaE gene encoding tRNA (adenosine(37)-N6)-threonylcarbamoyltransferase complex ATPase subunit type 1 TsaE produces MELTYELHELDQAVDYILRNTKSKTLLFYGEMGAGKTTLIKELSKALGVKDAVSSPTFSLVNHYESDQGAVYHFDFYRIESDIEALDIGFEDYLDSGAWNLIEWPQKVGKLLSDDHQNVHIQVVSENSRMLKLS; encoded by the coding sequence ATGGAGTTAACCTACGAACTTCACGAACTGGATCAAGCAGTAGATTACATTCTACGTAATACAAAGAGTAAAACACTACTCTTCTACGGCGAGATGGGTGCAGGCAAGACGACTCTAATTAAAGAGTTATCTAAAGCATTAGGCGTTAAAGACGCCGTTTCCAGTCCAACGTTTTCCTTAGTTAACCATTACGAGTCAGATCAGGGTGCTGTATATCATTTCGATTTTTATAGAATCGAATCAGATATTGAAGCATTAGATATTGGATTTGAAGATTACCTGGATTCTGGAGCATGGAATTTAATTGAATGGCCACAAAAAGTAGGGAAACTACTTAGTGATGATCATCAAAATGTGCATATTCAGGTAGTATCAGAGAATTCAAGAATGTTAAAGTTAAGTTAA
- a CDS encoding PglZ domain-containing protein, translating into MMTIKILWVDDEIDLLKPHILFLQKKNYEVQTCKSGTEALELIEEENFDIIFLDENMPGLTGLETLAEIKERRETVPVVMITKSEEEYIMEEAIGSKIADYLIKPVNPNQILLSLKKNLDHSRLISEKTTSNYQQEFRKIAMELSQVNSYEEWVSLYQKLIYWEIQLEEIEDSGMFEILESQKQEANNQFFKFISKNYEDWFQQGGEPPVMSHTLFKEKILPEIKSGEPTLLVVVDNLRYDQWKSLEPIITTHYKKEKEDAYFSILPTATQYARNAIFSGMMPSEMEKLFPEYWKNDTEEGGKNLHESDFLREQLKRLGKDLRYEYHKITSLKAGRKLADNFKSQKANDLTVVVYNFVDMLSHSKTEMEVIKELASNDKSYRSLTQSWFKNSPLLDIIQKAQQQGFKLIITTDHGTINVKNPSKVIGDKNTSLNLRYKTGRSLTYEKKEVFAIENPKSVHLPTINMSSSYIFAKEDLFFAYPNNFNHYVSYYRNTYQHGGISLEEVVIPFVVLNPK; encoded by the coding sequence ATTATGACGATAAAGATATTATGGGTCGATGATGAAATTGACCTTCTAAAACCACATATATTATTTCTTCAGAAGAAAAACTACGAGGTTCAAACCTGTAAAAGTGGAACTGAAGCGCTTGAACTCATCGAAGAGGAAAATTTTGACATCATATTCCTGGACGAAAATATGCCGGGACTTACTGGTCTGGAAACCCTTGCTGAAATTAAAGAGCGTCGCGAAACGGTTCCGGTGGTCATGATCACAAAAAGTGAGGAAGAGTATATTATGGAGGAAGCGATTGGTTCTAAGATCGCCGATTACCTTATAAAACCGGTAAATCCAAACCAGATACTATTGAGCCTTAAGAAAAACCTGGACCATTCCCGACTCATCTCTGAAAAGACAACTTCCAACTACCAGCAGGAATTCCGGAAAATTGCTATGGAATTATCTCAGGTGAATTCCTATGAAGAATGGGTATCGTTATATCAGAAATTGATCTACTGGGAAATCCAGTTAGAAGAAATTGAAGATTCTGGTATGTTTGAAATTCTGGAATCTCAGAAACAGGAGGCAAATAATCAGTTCTTCAAATTCATATCTAAGAATTATGAGGATTGGTTTCAGCAAGGTGGTGAGCCTCCGGTGATGTCACATACTTTATTTAAGGAAAAGATTCTGCCAGAAATCAAATCTGGAGAGCCAACATTGCTGGTTGTGGTTGATAATTTAAGATATGATCAATGGAAATCACTGGAACCAATTATCACGACACATTATAAGAAGGAGAAAGAAGATGCCTACTTCAGTATTTTGCCAACTGCAACACAATATGCCCGAAATGCGATTTTCTCCGGAATGATGCCAAGTGAAATGGAAAAGCTCTTTCCAGAATACTGGAAGAACGATACTGAAGAAGGAGGTAAAAATCTACACGAATCTGATTTTCTCAGGGAACAGCTCAAGAGATTAGGAAAAGACCTGAGGTACGAATATCATAAAATCACAAGTTTAAAGGCGGGAAGAAAGCTAGCAGATAATTTTAAGAGTCAGAAAGCCAACGATCTTACTGTTGTCGTCTACAATTTTGTAGACATGCTCTCTCACTCTAAGACTGAGATGGAAGTAATAAAAGAGCTGGCATCAAATGATAAATCTTATCGGAGCCTAACGCAGAGCTGGTTTAAAAACTCACCATTACTTGATATCATACAAAAAGCACAGCAACAAGGCTTTAAATTGATCATTACAACAGATCATGGAACTATCAATGTAAAGAACCCTTCAAAGGTCATTGGTGATAAGAATACAAGTTTAAATTTGAGATACAAAACAGGCAGAAGTCTGACTTACGAGAAGAAAGAAGTTTTCGCTATAGAGAATCCGAAATCGGTACATCTGCCGACGATCAATATGAGCAGTTCTTATATTTTCGCTAAGGAGGATTTATTTTTTGCATATCCTAATAATTTTAATCACTACGTAAGTTATTATAGAAATACATATCAGCATGGCGGTATTTCCTTAGAAGAAGTTGTAATCCCATTTGTAGTCCTGAACCCAAAATAA